Genomic segment of Pseudobacteroides sp.:
TGAAGAAGGTGAAACCATGTCAAGTCGAAAAAATCCTTTAGTACCGGAAAGCAGAGAAGCACTTACAAAGTTCAAAATAGAATGTGCACAAGAAATTGGACATCTTCAGTATATAAAAGAAAACAATGACCATTATAAGGGAGACGTTCCAGCAAAACAAAACGGTTTGGAAGGCGGGCCAATAGGCGGTCAGATGGTAAAAAGAATGATTCAGATGGCAGAGCAAATGATTTCCGAATAATATAGCTTGAGACATCAAGGAATAGACAGAGTGTTGAAGCATTGTCTATTCCTTACTATTTATAAATGATAGGATATATACATATTTTGCCTTATAATAATTTGGTATACATAAAATAATAAAAACCTCCACAATATATTAATGCAATATATAACCATTCTAAAAAAACAGGAGGTTAAAATTATGGCTAATAATAATAATAATCATAAAGTAGTACCACAGGCAGCAAATGCTTTGGATAAGATGAAATACGAAATTGCTTCACAGGTTGGAGTAAATTTAAAAAATGGATACAATGGTGATATAACTTCCAGGGATGCAGGTAAGGTTGGAGGAAATATCACAAAGAAATTAATTGAAATGGCTGAAAAGCAGCTTTCAAACCAGAAATAATTTATAGGCGGCAATTATACAGCATGTTTCAATTAAGCTAAATGAAAAGAATTAAAATAATATTTTATATGAAAAACGCAGTTGTTTGACAATTGCGTTTTTTCTATGTCGTGCATGGGGGACTTCAGAATTTTGCTTAGTGATGGCATTCAATCTATAAATATGATAATATATTGGATTAAGGATATATTGTGGTTTACTGCACGTC
This window contains:
- a CDS encoding alpha/beta-type small acid-soluble spore protein — its product is MSSRKNPLVPESREALTKFKIECAQEIGHLQYIKENNDHYKGDVPAKQNGLEGGPIGGQMVKRMIQMAEQMISE
- a CDS encoding alpha/beta-type small acid-soluble spore protein, with the translated sequence MANNNNNHKVVPQAANALDKMKYEIASQVGVNLKNGYNGDITSRDAGKVGGNITKKLIEMAEKQLSNQK